One genomic region from Bradyrhizobium icense encodes:
- a CDS encoding CBS domain-containing protein, translating into MKVSDAMTPEVQLCTPDDTLKDAAQAMAALGVGLLPVTDNDRLVGMISDRDIAIRGIGMGRGPEGRVGDVMTADVKYCYEDQDIDEVSANMGDIQVRRLPVLNRDKRLVGIIALGDIALVQGGNGTGAALSRISRPGGQHAQV; encoded by the coding sequence ATGAAAGTTTCCGATGCGATGACCCCTGAGGTCCAACTCTGCACTCCCGACGATACGTTGAAGGACGCCGCGCAGGCGATGGCGGCGCTCGGTGTCGGGTTGCTGCCCGTAACCGACAATGACCGTCTGGTCGGCATGATCTCTGACCGCGATATCGCCATCCGCGGCATCGGCATGGGCCGGGGCCCCGAGGGACGGGTCGGCGACGTGATGACGGCCGACGTCAAGTATTGCTACGAAGATCAGGATATCGACGAGGTGAGCGCGAACATGGGCGACATCCAGGTCCGTCGCCTGCCCGTGCTCAATCGCGACAAGCGGCTCGTCGGCATCATTGCGCTGGGCGACATCGCGCTGGTGCAAGGCGGCAATGGGACGGGTGCGGCATTGAGCCGAATCTCACGCCCCGGCGGGCAGCATGCACAGGTCTGA
- a CDS encoding host attachment family protein: MATETKPRIPHNTLVLIGDGQKALFLRNKGTPQQLNLEVEQVLEQENPATREQGTDRPGRSIQSVGAARSAMEQADWHYIAEERFAGTIADALYRLAHGNRFDKLVVVAPAKVLGNLRQAFHAEVAERIVGEIPKQLTSHPIPDIERLMAA, from the coding sequence ATGGCCACCGAAACGAAACCCCGCATTCCTCACAACACGCTCGTCCTCATCGGCGATGGCCAAAAGGCCCTCTTTCTACGCAACAAAGGCACCCCGCAGCAGCTCAATCTGGAGGTTGAGCAGGTGCTTGAGCAGGAAAATCCGGCAACGCGCGAGCAGGGAACCGACCGCCCCGGGCGGTCCATTCAGAGCGTCGGCGCGGCCCGAAGCGCAATGGAGCAAGCCGACTGGCATTATATCGCCGAAGAGCGGTTCGCTGGCACCATTGCCGACGCGCTCTATCGGCTTGCCCACGGCAATCGCTTCGACAAATTGGTTGTGGTCGCACCGGCGAAAGTCCTTGGCAATCTCCGACAGGCTTTTCATGCCGAAGTGGCAGAGCGGATTGTAGGCGAGATTCCGAAGCAACTAACTTCCCATCCAATACCCGATATCGAAAGGCTGATGGCGGCTTAG